The following are from one region of the Rhipicephalus microplus isolate Deutch F79 chromosome 1, USDA_Rmic, whole genome shotgun sequence genome:
- the LOC142802230 gene encoding sulfotransferase 1C2-like translates to MASSPDQLQENTGKGTAAAQACKSGSQVLYRYVGGVYLNVMYPEQNVLSALSYKPLDVDLFVASYPKGGTTWTQHIVYSILRNGATPTNIMEFMSSSPFLEFMGAEGARAMPRPGAIKTHLPFDKVPYSAKAKYIYVTRNPYDCCVSSYYHVKNFHSMLFDGTFDEYFDMFVEGKVDYGDYFAHLLSWYKRRRDSNVLFLTYEELKKDPRDCVLKMADFIDKQQYGDKLRQQPELLNKVLDSISIDSMRKLYSKLGEWGRQLANTPLEALPEAMRSAMETIKEMCMQPIKGNFVRKGIVGDWKNHFSSEQITRMKELIAARTAGSDVMDLWKDADIPH, encoded by the exons ATGGCGTCTTCACCAGACCAACTTCAGGAGAACACCGGCAAGGGAACGGCTGCTGCGCAG GCATGCAAGTCTGGATCTCAGGTGCTGTATCGGTACGTGGGAGGTGTCTACCTCAACGTCATGTATCCCGAACAAAACGTCCTCTCCGCGTTGTCCTACAAGCCGCTGGACGTCGACCTCTTCGTCGCTAGTTACCCCAAGGGCGGAACGACGTGGACGCAGCACATCGTATACAGCATCCTTCGCAACGGCGCGACACCGACAAACATCATGGAATTCATGAGCAGCAGTCCATTCCTGGAATTCATGGGGGCGGAAGGCGCCCGCGCCATGCCTCGGCCCGGGGCCATCAAGACCCACTTGCCGTTCGACAAGGTACCTTACTCGGCTAAGGCCAAGTACATCTACGTAACCCGTAACCCGTACGACTGCTGTGTGTCCTCCTATTATCACGTAAAGAACTTCCATTCTATGCTCTTCGACGGTACGTTCGACGAGTACTTCGACATGTTCGTCGAAGGAAAAGTTGACTACGGTGACTACTTCGCCCACCTGCTGTCCTGGTACAAACGTCGCCGTGACAGTAACGTGCTATTTCTgacgtacgaggaactcaagaaGGACCCACGTGACTGCGTGCTCAAGATGGCCGACTTCATCGACAAGCAGCAGTATGGCGACAAGTTGAGGCAGCAACCGGAACTGTTAAACAAGGTTCTTGACTCTATTAGCATTGACTCCATGAGGAAACTCTACTCCAAGCTCGGGGAGTGGGGCAGGCAATTGGCGAACACGCCTTTGGAAGCCCTGCCCGAAGCAATGAGGTCGGCAATGGAAACCATCAAAGAAATGTGCATGCAGCCCATCAAGGGAAACTTTGTGAGGAAAGGCATCGTAGGAGACTGGAAAAATCACTTCTCATCGGAGCAGATTACGAGGATGAAAGAGCTGATTGCTGCGAGGACAGCTGGTAGCGACGTCATGGATCTCTGGAAGGATGCGGACATTCCCCACTGA
- the LOC119178463 gene encoding LOW QUALITY PROTEIN: sulfotransferase ssu-1 (The sequence of the model RefSeq protein was modified relative to this genomic sequence to represent the inferred CDS: inserted 1 base in 1 codon), with protein MAAAQAFKSSTQALYRYVGGVYLNIGYLEQSVLSALSYEPLDGDLFVASYPKCGTTWTQLIVLSILDERPAPTSFMESMSRSPYLEFMGAEGARAMPRPGVIKTHLPFHRVPYSAKAKYIYXNPYDCCVSCYYHTKTFLSIIFDGTFDEFFEIFVAGKVDYGDYFAHLLSWYKRRSDSNVLLLTYEDLKRDLRGSVLKIADFIDKQQYGDKLREQPELLSKVLDSVSLDAMKKVNSQFEEWCTKMANVPLEALPEEMRSRMEIVKESLPKPGTTEFVRKGIVGDWKNHFSSEQIAKMKDVIAAKTAGSDVMDLWKVTDIPR; from the exons ATGGCTGCTGCACAG GCATTCAAGTCTAGTACCCAGGCCTTGTACCGATACGTGGGAGGAGTGTACCTCAACATCGGCTACCTCGAGCAAAGCGTGCTCTCCGCGTTATCCTACGAGCCGTTGGATGGCGACCTCTTCGTTGCGAGTTACCCGAAGTGTGGAACGACATGGACGCAGCTCATCGTACTCAGCATTCTGGACGAAAGACCTGCCCCGACAAGCTTCATGGAATCCATGAGCAGAAGTCCATACTTGGAATTTATGGGGGCGGAAGGCGCTCGTGCCATGCCTCGGCCAGGGGTCATCAAGACCCACTTGCCGTTCCACAGGGTCCCTTACTCGGCTAAGGCCAAGTACATCT GTAACCCGTATGACTGCTGCGTGTCATGCTATTACCACACGAAGACCTTCCTTTCGATAATATTCGACGGTACGTTCGACGAGTTCTTCGAAATTTTCGTCGCTGGAAAAGTGGACTATGGTGACTACTTCGCCCACCTTCTGTCCTGGTACAAACGTCGCAGTGACAGCAACGTGCTGCTCTTGACGTACGAAGACCTCAAGAGGGACCTCCGTGGCTCGGTTCTGAAGATTGCCGACTTCATCGACAAGCAGCAATATGGCGACAAGTTGAGGGAGCAACCGGAATTGTTAAGCAAAGTCCTCGACTCGGTTAGCCTCGACGCGATGAAGAAAGTCAATTCCCAGTTTGAAGAGTGGTGTACAAAAATGGCAAACGTTCCCTTGGAAGCCCTGCCCGAGGAAATGAGATCGAGAATGGAAATCGTGAAAGAATCTTTGCCGAAGCCGGGCACGACAGAATTTGTGAGGAAAGGCATCGTGGGAGACTGGAAAAATCACTTTTCGTCTGAGCAGATCGCGAAAATGAAAGATGTGATTGCTGCGAAGACAGCTGGTAGCGACGTCATGGATCTATGGAAGGTCACGGATATACCACGTTGA